A single window of Malus sylvestris chromosome 5, drMalSylv7.2, whole genome shotgun sequence DNA harbors:
- the LOC126622052 gene encoding NAC domain-containing protein 17-like, whose product MVTEDDPAALFCDGHFAAPGFRFHPTDEELVLYYLKRKICKKRLKIDVIAETDVYKWDPEELPELSLLKTGDRQWFFFSPRDRKYPNGGRSSRATRHGYWKTTGKDRNIVCYSRSVGLKKTLVYYKGRAPSGERTDWVMHEYTMDEEELKRCQNVQQYYALYKVYKKSGPGPKNGEQYGAPFREEDWVDDESPVIKTSADCQISVKEAVDVVSIDNVKGNGEVHYALDDIEEFMKQMADEAVLPQMNGYGYTAPQVVSEDDTQSGLVDLYSREVFSPELIKEFNPNVQQCNVEANFDLTQSATLQMQSHEASEVTTAVPDIYEHSPPALHEEDFLEMDDLLGPEPTVPNTLNPVDDLQFGELDGLSEFDLYHDAAMFLHDLGPIDEGNVSHHQYMNSQGNNIVDQFEYHLQPNPAAENQVNHMLNPELAQMNNQLWTNTERAEPNQGSISYSTSGVVYESSNFPSRATENQSGNEAAGATSQFSSALWAFVESIPTTPASASESALVNRAFERMSSFSRLRINTASTTVAAGNGSETMRAGIRRGFFFLPVLVALCAIFWVLMATLRPPGRCLPA is encoded by the exons ATGGTGACGGAGGACGATCCAGCCGCGCTTTTCTGCGATGGACACTTTGCCGCGCCGGGGTTTCGGTTCCATCCCACCGACGAGGAGCTTGTCCTCTACTATCTAAAGCGGAAGATCTGTAAGAAGAGGCTCAAGATTGACGTCATCGCCGAGACTGACGTCTACAAGTGGGACCCTGAGGAACTTCCCG AACTATCTTTGTTGAAAACTGGAGACAGGCAATGGTTCTTTTTCAGTCCTAGAGATCGGAAATACCCTAATGGAGGAAGATCAAGTAGGGCAACCAGACACGGGTATTGGAAAACTACAGGAAAGGATCGTAATATTGTATGTTATTCACGGTCTGTTGGATTGAAGAAGACCTTAGTTTATTACAAAGGCCGTGCACCTAGTGGGGAGCGCACTGACTGGGTGATGCACGAGTATACCATGGATGAAGAAGAGCTCAAGAGATGCCAGAATGTACAG CAATATTATGCTCTCTACAAGGTTTACAAAAAAAGTGGACCTGGTCCCAAAAATGGCGAGCAATATGGGGCGCCATTTAGGGAAGAAGACTGGGTTGATGATGAATCCCCAGTAATCAAGACCTCTGCTGATTGCCAAATCTCAGTGAAGGAAGCTGTAGATGTTGTTTCTATTGATAATGTGAAAGGCAATGGTGAAGTCCATTATGCACTAGATGACATCGAGGAATTCATGAAACAGATGGCTGATGAGGCTGTGCTGCCACAAATGAATGGGTACGGTTACACAGCACCCCAG GTTGTTAGCGAAGACGATACCCAAAGTGGTCTGGTTGATCTGTACTccagggaagttttcagtccagaACTTATCAAAGAGTTCAATCCAAATGTGCAGCAATGCAATGTGGAGGCCAACTTTGATTTGACACAGTCAGCTACCTTGCAAATGCAATCGCATGAGGCATCTGAAGTCACCACAGCTGTTCCTGACATTTATGAGCACAGTCCTCCTGCTCTGCATGAAGAGGATTTCTTGGAGATGGATGATCTCCTTGGTCCTGAACCTACTGTACCAAATACTCTGAATCCCGTGGATGACTTGCAGTTTGGAGAGCTAGATGGATTAAGTGAATTTGACTTGTATCATGATGCAGCCATGTTTCTTCATGACTTGGGGCCTATTGATGAAGGAAATGTTTCTCATCATCAGTACATGAATTCACAGGGGAATAATATTGTAGACCAATTTGAATACCACTTACAACCTAATCCAGCAGCTGAAAACCAGGTTAACCATATGCTGAATCCAGAATTAGCTCAGATGAACAATCAGCTGTGGACAAACACTGAAAGAGCAGAACCGAACCAGGGATCTATCTCGTATTCAACCTCAG GTGTGGTATATGAATCTTCAAATTTTCCTTCCCGAGCAACTGAAAATCAAAGCGGCAATGAGGCTGCAGGTGCTACAAGTCAGTTCTCTTCTGCTCTTTGGGCATTTGTGGAGTCTATACCTACCACTCCTGCATCTGCTTCAGAGAGTGCTTTGGTGAATCGTGCTTTCGAACGGATGTCTAGCTTCAGTAGGTTGAGAATTAATACGGCAAGTACAACTGTCGCAGCAGGTAATGGTTCTGAAACTATGAGAGCAGGCATAAGGAGGGgattcttcttccttccggtTCTTGTAGCACTATGTgccattttttgggttttgatggCAACTCTCAGACCGCCGGGGAGATGCCTCCCCGCTTGA
- the LOC126622053 gene encoding plant intracellular Ras-group-related LRR protein 1-like: MDPNPSKFPMLSYVMSHLPSLAPKPSTPAAPPHLCTIRIDPHPSDQPPILNQMPHLSDPKVLAAMQRAVADVSQTRSALKTLGDRPDHELVDTAKVRLREIDSDLAKKLEELVISPRPNDFDRLQWRVRLADKEAQFREAAEKDKQGYTAILQLDELHSAYDKLLKDAEQRLVKIYESAMAGVVEFDEEKEEGGDEGLTNDQVPEEVAGILQEASRTTLDRVNLSGRQLRFLPEALGSIHSLLLLDLSSNELKAIPESIGGLEKLEELNVSSNLLESLPESIGALQKLKVLNATGNKLSALPDSICQCRSLAELDVSYNGLTYLPTNIGFELANLQKLSIQLNKIRSLPTSVCELRSLRCLDAHFNELRGLPLAFGRLTNLEILNLASNFTDLTELPDTFGDLINLKELDISNNQIHALPDTFGRLDNLTKLNVDGNPLVVPPSDIVQQGVVAIKVFMAKRWLEILVEEERKSMLQVQDQEETGWLTRSTSWLKDYVSGVSEYLGSPRAPRDPILDQQL; encoded by the exons ATGGATCCCAACCCCTCCAAATTCCCCATGCTCTCCTACGTCATGTCCCATCTCCCCTCCTTGGCTCCCAAGCCCTCAACACCCGCCGCCCCTCCCCACCTCTGCACTATCCGCATCGACCCCCATCCCTCCGACCAGCCCCCCATCCTCAACCAGATGCCCCACCTCTCCGACCCCAAAGTCCTCGCCGCCATGCAACGCGCCGTCGCCGACGTCTCCCAGACCCGTTCCGCCCTCAAGACCCTCGGCGACCGACCCGACCACGAGCTCGTCGACACCGCCAAGGTTAGGCTCCGCGAAATCGACTCCGATTTGGCCAAGAAACTAGAGGAACTTGTCATCTCTCCCCGCCCTAATGACTTTGACAGGCTCCAGTGGCGGGTTCGCCTGGCCGACAAAGAGGCTCAGTTCCGCGAGGCGGCGGAGAAGGACAAGCAAGGCTACACTGCGATTCTGCAGCTCGATGAGTTGCACTCCGCCTACGACAAGCTTCTCAAGGACGCCGAGCAGAGGCTCGTCAAGATTTACGAGTCGGCCATGGCTGGGGTCGTGGAATTTGatgaggagaaggaggagggcGGTGATGAGGGTTTGACCAACGACCAAGTCCCTGAGGAGGTGGCTGGGATTCTGCAGGAGGCCTCCCGGACCACTCTGGATCGGGTCAACCTCTCGGGGCGGCAGTTACGGTTCTTGCCCGAGGCCTTGGGCTCCATCCACAGTTTGCTCCTGCTGGATCTTTCCAGCAATGAACTCAag GCTATTCCTGAGTCAATAGGTGGATTAGAGAAACTTGAAGAGCTAAACGTGTCTTCAAACCTTTTGGAGTCACTGCCGGAATCAATTGGGGCATTGCAAAAGTTGAAGGTGCTGAATGCCACTGGGAACAAGCTAAGTGCCCTTCCTGACTCTATCTGTCAATGCAG GTCGTTGGCGGAGTTGGATGTGAGCTACAACGGCCTCACATACCTGCCAACCAACATTGGTTTTGAGTTGGCCAATCTACAGAAGCTTTCTATCCAGTTGAACAAGATTCGGTCTCTTCCTACCTCGGTTTGTGAGCTGAGGTCTTTACGCTGCTTGGATGCTCACTTCAATGAGCTCCGCGGCCTTCCTCTGGCCTTTGGTCggttgaccaatctcgaaatcCTCAATCTCGCCAGTAATTTTACCGATCTAACTGAGCTACCCGACACCTTTGGTGATTTAATCAACCTCAAGGAACTTGATATCAGCAACAATCAGATTCATGCTCTTCCAGATACCTTTGGCCGCCTTGACAATTTGACCAAACTGAACGTGGACGGGAACCCTCTTGTGGTTCCACCCTCGGACATAGTTCAACAAGGTGTGGTAGCTATAAAGGTTTTCATGGCCAAGAGATGGTTGGAGATACTGgtggaagaagaaaggaaaagcaTGCTTCAGGTTCAAGATCAAGAAGAAACAGGATGGTTGACGCGCAGCACTTCCTGGTTGAAGGACTATGTTTCGGGTGTTTCTGAGTATCTGGGGTCTCCGAGAGCTCCTAGAGATCCTATTCTTGACCAGCAGCTATGA
- the LOC126620648 gene encoding pentatricopeptide repeat-containing protein At2g17525, mitochondrial, with product MCRLVFRSLPCKSLSQYRGELAILIFNPSQLPDVDHSHFIRAMSSLSPTSSSVATPSHKHIAQLLLDQKSAAQALETFKWASKLPKFTHSPSTYRALIHKLCTFHRFDTIHQLLDEMPTSIGQPPDEDIFVTIIRGLGRAHMVKQVIKVLDLVYKYDQKPSLKVFNTILDVLVKEDIDIAREFYRKKMMESGIDGDGYTFGILMKGLCLTNRIGDGFKLLQAMKTRGITPNTVVYNTLLHALGKNKKVGRARSLMNEMEAPNDVTFNILISGYCGEENLVQALVLLEKCFGLGFVPDVVTVTKVLEILCNNGRVMEALKLIERVESKGGLVDVVAYNTLVKGFCRLGKAKLSLRIVEEMEKKGCLPNVDTYNVLISCFCESGMLDMALDLFKDMETDGIYWNFVTYDTLIRGLCSAGRTEKGFEILELMNERKHGSGGQISPYNSVLYGLYKENRLGEALEFLTSLGKLFPRAVDRSLKILGFCEEGATLNAKKVYDQMITENGVPSAIIFDCLIHRFCQEGSVREAFDLMNEMIGHGYIPLASTFNPLINAFCDKGKVGSALKLVEDMVERGCSPDGGSYGPLVAVLCRMGDFQKALRLVLQMVQRGIVPDYFTWNSLLLCLSEETVWLKGRSVIDVNSLLHHIIDN from the coding sequence ATGTGCAGGCTTGTTTTCAGATCCTTACCATGTAAGTCTCTCTCCCAGTATAGAGGTGAATTGGCCATTCTAATCTTCAATCCTTCACAGCTTCCAGATGTGGATCATAGCCATTTTATTAGAGCCATGTCATCGTTATCTCCGACATCGTCATCAGTTGCAACTCCATCCCATAAGCACATTGCCCAGCTTTTATTAGACCAAAAATCAGCAGCCCAAGCCCTCGAAACCTTCAAATGGGCCTCCAAACTCCCCAAGTTCACACACTCTCCCTCCACTTACCGAGCTCTCATCCACAAGCTGTGCACCTTCCACCGCTTTGACACCATTCACCAACTGCTTGATGAAATGCCCACATCAATTGGACAGCCCCCGGATGAAGACATTTTTGTCACCATCATTCGAGGTCTTGGCCGTGCCCACATGGTAAAACAAGTGATCAAAGTGCTTGACTTGGTTTACAAGTATGACCAGAAACCTTCTTTGAAAGTATTCAATACAATACTTGATGTTCTTGTGAAGGAAGATATAGATATAGCCAGGGAGTTTTAcaggaagaagatgatggaaAGTGGCATTGACGGCGATGGTTATACTTTTGGTATCTTGATGAAAGGACTTTGCCTGACGAACCGAATTGGTGATGGTTTTAAGCTTTTGCAAGCAATGAAGACTCGGGGAATCACCCCAAATACTGTGGTATATAACACGTTGCTTCATGCGCTTGGCAAGAACAAGAAAGTTGGTAGAGCGAGAAGCTTGATGAATGAGATGGAAGCACCGAATGACGTGACTTTTAATATTTTGATATCTGGGTATTGTGGAGAAGAGAATTTAGTGCAAGCTCTTGTTCTGCTAGAGAAGTGCTTTGGTTTGGGGTTTGTGCCTGATGTTGTCACTGTAACTAAGGTGTTGGAAATTCTTTGCAACAATGGCCGTGTAATGGAGGCTCTCAAGCTTATAGAGAGAGTGGAGAGCAAGGGAGGACTGGTGGATGTGGTAGCTTATAACACCTTGGTCAAGGGTTTTTGTAGATTAGGGAAAGCGAAACTCAGTCTTCGCATTGTGGAGGAAATGGAGAAAAAGGGATGCCTTCCAAATGTTGATACTTACAATGTCTTGATCTCTTGTTTTTGCGAATCTGGGATGTTGGATATGGCTCTAGATCTGTTTAAGGATATGGAAACAGATGGTATCTACTGGAATTTTGTTACGTACGATACATTAATTAGAGGTTTGTGTTCAGCAGGAAGGACGGAAAAAGGGTTTGAAATTTTGGAACTAATGAATGAGAGAAAACACGGTTCTGGGGGCCAAATCTCTCCTTATAATAGTGTATTATACGGGTTGTATAAGGAAAATCGTTTAGGCGAAGCACTTGAGTTTTTAACCAGTTTGGGGAAATTATTTCCCAGAGCTGTTGATAGAAGCTTGAAAATCTTAGGTTTCTGTGAAGAGGGCGCCACATTGAATGCAAAGAAGGTTTATGATCAGATGATTACAGAAAATGGAGTTCCAAGTGCTATAATCTTCGACTGTCTAATCCATAGATTTTGCCAAGAAGGCTCTGTTCGCGAAGCGTTTGACCTAATGAACGAGATGATTGGTCATGGTTACATTCCTCTTGCATCGACATTTAATCCTCTGATCAATGCGTTTTGTGACAAAGGGAAAGTTGGTAGTGCACTGAAACTTGTGGAGGACATGGTTGAGAGAGGTTGCTCACCAGATGGTGGAAGTTATGGTCCGTTGGTAGCTGTTCTTTGCCGGATGGGGGATTTTCAGAAAGCTTTGAGATTGGTTTTGCAGATGGTACAAAGGGGCATCGTTCCAGATTACTTTACATGGAATTCATTGCTTCTTTGTTTAAGTGAAGAGACTGTATGGTTGAAAGGAAGAAGTGTAATCGATGTAAATAGCTTGTTACACCATATTATTGACAATTAA